In Leptolyngbya sp. O-77, the genomic window GCCAGGTTTCGCCACCGGGCGATCGCAGCGCTTCGGCCGACTTTTGGAACAGGATATCGCGCAGCACTCGCGCCTGCTGCACCGCCGCAATCAAAAACGTGCGCTCCGAGTGGCCACTGCTGACCGACGCTTCATACCATTTGGCGATCGCATCTCCAATGCCCGCAACCAGCGTGCGCGGGGCCGCCGTCTGCACCAGGTCATAGTCCAAAATCAGCAGATCGGGACAGCGGGGCAGCGCTACGTCGTAGAGAAACGCGCCCGCCTCGGAATACACGTTGGATAGCGCCGTCCAGGCCGCGCAGGTCGCGCCAGAGGTAGGAATCGTAACGATCGGCAGGTTCGTCTGGTGTGCCACCAGCTTGGCCGCATCCAGCGCCTTGCCGCCGCCCACGCCGACGACAAAATCTGCCCCATGCTGGGCGATCGCCTCCCGCAGCTTGGCCAGCGAGGACTCGCTGCAATCTGACCCATAGCTTGCCTCCACTGCGCTCAGCGAGTGCTTTTTGAACACGGGCTGGAGCCGTGGCCGTACCACCTTCAGCGTGCGATCGCCCCCAATCACCACGGGCCACTGGCCCAACTGCGCGATCGCCTCTGCCGCCTGGGCGATCGCCCCCTGCCCGCGCATTACCTGTGCCGGAGCAATTGTGGCGGTTATCAGCGTCGGAGGAGGGGAGAGTTTGTCCATAGGTTGGAAGACAAGTATTGCGGAGCGGGATGTTGGCGCATTGGAGCGTTTGAGGAGCGCTTGGGGGTGAGCATTGGGCGCTCCATCCCCCTGTTACGACAATCACTCCTCAAAAATAGAGATTTCCATCTTATCGTCGTTGCGATCGAACAGGGAGCGCTTGACCTGACCCAGATACACCAGTTGGGTTAGCCCTGCTTTCGGGTGGGTCACGGTGCGGGCGCGGATAGTCATTTGGTTTTCGCCGCCGCGGCCCAGGCGGCCGGGCGAAAAGAGGTCGCTGGCCGCCTGCTGGAGTGTGGCGGTGAGCTGTTCTTTGGTAATATCGGGCGGAACGGCGATTACAACCTGGGTGGAGCCAGAGTCATAGACTGTCGAAAAGCGCACCGCACCGGGAATTTCCACGCGGGTAATCGGCATTAGGCTAAGCGCAAACAGCCCCACCGTCAGCACGGCCATAAACCCGGTGATGCCCACGAAGCGGAAGCGGATGCCCCAACTGAACAAGAAGCCGAGAGCGGCGATCGCCCCAGCCACTAAAGTAATAACTCCCGCCCACTGGGTCGCCGTCAAAAATTCAGCAGGTGTTGGCATAGCTCAAGAAAATGCAGGATGAAGAGAACGCAGGACGAGCCATAGGTGGCGTCCCTGTATTCTGCAATATTCACCTTATCAGAAAGGGATGGGGCGTGATGGAGCGTTGGGAGGTTGGACAGAACTTGAACAGCCTGAAGATGAGGCGATGACGATCTCCTACTGACCCGTCAGCTTATTTAGCGCGTTCTGTGCCTGAATCGTCAGCAGTTCTGCCTCTTTGTAAACCGTCGTGCCACTGGGGATCGCCTTCAGTTCAGCGAGGATGCGGTTAAGCTGGCTGATTTGGTAATTGGCATCGGTGCTGCCTGCGAGCTGCTGAAACTGCTGAATCTCCTGGTTTACCCGCGCCAAGCGGCGCACAGCCTCGGCTTCGGCATCCCGGCGCACGCGAATTTCGCCCAGGTTTGCCTGATATTGCGCCAGCAGTTTTTCGGCCTCGGCTTTGCCTTGCAGATCATTGCTGGGGACTTGCTGGAGGCGGGCGATCGCCTCATTCCACAGATCCATCACCCGATCCCACTCTGCGACGGTATGGGGCGGGTTTTGGGCTGCTTTGGCCGCTTGCCAGGCAAACTGGCGGGCATTTTCAATTTGCGCGTTAACCTTAGCACTTTCGGCAGCCAGCCCAACGGTGGTGCGAAACTCGGCAACGGCAGCCGCGTGGCGGGTGCGGGCCGTGCGGCCGGCGAGGGTCTGGCTAGGAATCAGTTCCAGGTCTTGCAGACCAACCTGCCAAGCGGCGATCGCCCCTGCTTGGTCGGTCGGATTGGCGGCCTGCTGGTAGGCCTGTTTTGCCTGGGCGATCGCCTGCTCTGCCGTCACTAGCGCCGTTTGAGCGTTCTGCTCCTGAGCAGCCTTGGCTTGCAGGCGGGCCACTTCCATGCGGGCATTGTTAAAGCCTGCGGTGGTGAAGCTCCAGCGATATAGCCCGCTCCAGCCGCCATCCCAATAGTCGCGCAGCCACACGGGCAGTTCGTCCAGCCGCTTCTGCGCTTCGATGGCCTTGCGCTGACCCGCATCAATATCTTCGGGGCGGGTGGGGTTGTCAATCAGTTGTTTGGCTTGCTGCGTCAGGGCGATCGCCGCCTTGTAGTTGTTGTCCATGCTGACGTAGCTGGGCAACAGCAGCACAGGCGCTTTTTCCGCCACCGGGCGACGGATGGGCGCATAGGGCAGGTTGATGGCCCACAGAATGCCCACTGGAATGCCGACGAGCAGCCCCAGTCCCAGCAGCTTGCCCAAAAAATTTCCACTCCGGCGCGGCGGGGGCGCACTGACAGGACGCGCCTGGATTGCCTGCCGCCGCTCATGCTCTAGCTCTCGTTCAAGTTCGGTAAGCGATTTGGGCTTTGCGGGCAGCGGAGCGGACGGCGAAGACGGCGGGCTGGCAGGGCGAAAGACTCGGTTAAACAGTCCCATGATGGAGCGATGGAAAAGGAGTAGGAAAGAGGCAGCGGGAAACCCCGCAGGATCTCCATCCTAGCGTTCCCAATCGAGTCGCTGCTTCCGCCAAACTCGCCCGGATTGAGTACCCGCTAGACCACTTCCAGTGCAAAGAAGGTTTCGCGGATTTTCCGGCCAATGTCGTTGAGCGCGGTTTCCAGGTCATCGAGAAACTCATGCAGCCCGCGCTGGGTGATCTCTTCAACAGTAATGTAGTCCAGTTCGGAACGCAGTTTTCCGAGGGCGCGTTCTGCTGGGTTGCGCCATACGCCGCGAGAACTGCCCGTGATCTGGTGGAGCGATCGCTCTGCCTCTAGCAAGCAAAACTGAATCGACCGGGGAAACTCCCGATCCAGCACCAAAAAATTCACCACGTCCTGCGGCGTGATGCGGTGCTGGCGCTTGCGATACATCTCATAGCCGCTAGCAGACTTCAGCAGCGCAATCCACTGCAACTCGTCCAGCGGCGTGCCCACATCTTTGACTGAGGGCAGCAGGATAAAATACTTCACGTCCAAAATCCGCGCGGTCTTGTCGGCCCGCTCGATCATCCGCCCAATCCGCCCAAAGTGCCAGCCCTCGTTGTGCGACATAGTAGCGTTCATCACGCCTGCAAACAGATGACTCGACATCTTTACCTGCGAGAAAAAGTCCGACAAGTCCAGGTCATCGGGGCGCTGGCAGGCATCTTTCACCATGAAGTAGAAGTCGTTGACCTGCTCCCACATTTCCGAGGAAATGCTCTCCCGCACCGATCGCGCATTTTCTCGCGCCATTTGCAGGCAGGACAGGATGGAGTTAGGGTATTTGGCATCAAAGGTAAGGAAGCGGATCACATTGTCGGCGGTCGCTGCGCCATAGTTCTCTTTGAACAGCGTCAGGTCGCCCGTCGTCAGCACCAGTGGCTCCCACTGCTGCGCCACGCCCACGGGCGAATCCAGCAGCAGATTCAGGTTCACGTCTACAAATCGGGCGACGTTTTCGGCCCGCTCGATATAGCGGTTGAGCCAGTAGATGGAATCGGCAACACGGCTGAGCATTGATTGAAGAATTGGAGATTAGAGATAAAGGTTTGGATTTTGCGATTTGGATTTTGCTAACTATTGCCCACGACCCACGTATCCTTTGTGCCGCCGCCCTGGGATGAGTTGACAACCAGGGAGCCGCGCCGCAGGGCAACGCGAGTGAGTCCGCCCGGGTTTACATAAATCTCTTTGCCGTAGAGAATATACGGCCGTAGATCGACGTGGCACCCTTCGAGGCGATCGCCCATCAGCGTCGGGGCGCGAGACAGCGTCAGCGTGGGCTGGGCGATATAGTTGCGCGGGGTGGCGCGGATGCGTTCGGCAAAGTCTTCGCGCTGCTCTGGCGTGGCGTGGGGGCCGATCAGCATTCCATAGCCGCCAGACTCGTTCGCCGCCTTCACCACCAGCTTGTCCAAGTTTGCCAGGACATGGGCCTGATCCTGCGGCTCCCAGCAGAGATAGGTCGGCACGTTGGGAATGATCTGGTCTTCGCCCAGATAATACTCCACCATTTTGGGCACGTAGGCGTAGATCACCTTGTCGTCGGCTACGCCCGTACCCGGCGCATTGGCCAGCGCCACCCGCCCGCGCCGATAGACCTCCATAATGCCGGGAATGCCCAGCATCGAGTCGGGGCGAAACGTGGTGGGGTCGAGAAAATCGTCGTCAATGCGGCGATAGACCACATCCACCCGCTGGAGTCCCTTGGTGGTCTTCATTTGCAGATAGCCGTCCGCTACCACTAGGTCGCTGCCCTGCACCAGCTCCACGCCCATCTGCTGTGCCAAAAAGGAATGCTCAAAATAGGCAGAGTTATACATTCCCGGTGTCAGCACGACCACGGTGGGATCGTCCAAGTGGGGCGGAGCCAAATTTAGCAGGGTTTCCAAAAGCTGACCCGCGTAGTCGTCTACGGGCAAAATCGGCATTTGCCCAAACACCAGCGGAAACGTGGTTTTCATGACGCGGCGATTTTCCAGCACGTAGGACGCGCCAGAGGGACAGCGCAGGTTGTCTTCCAGCACATACCACTGCCCGTCGCGATCGCGCACCAGATCCGTCCCTGTGATGTGGCACCAGATGCCGTTGGGCGGCTCCATGCCCAGACAGGGTTTGAGAAAGCCCCTTGACGAATAAATTAGGTCTTCGGGAATCAGCCCATCTTTGACAATTTTTTGCTCCCCGTAAATATCGCTGAGGAAGCGATTCAGCGCCTCGACTCGCTGCTTGAGTCCGCGCTCTAGCCAGGCCCAGTCACTTCCAGATACGATGCGCGGAATAATGTCGAAGGGCAACACCCGCTCGGTGCCCTGATCATCGCTATAGACGTTGAAGGTCGCCCCCAGCCGCAGCAGGGCTTTTTGGGCAGACTGCTGACGCTGCTGCAAGTCTTCGATGCTCAAAGAGCTGATGCGCTCGACCAGGGGCAGCGCTTCGGGGCGAGGTTGTCCTTTTCTGACAAACAGCTCGTCGTAGAAATCTCCGGGATCGTAGTCGTCCAATTTCACGGCAAATAGAAATTAATTTTTCTAGTAATTTTTCTGGCTCGTCTCTTTGACTCGTCAAGGGGGGCGGGTGAATTACCCTTGCCTTCTGCTATGTGCTTGCCACGCCCCCACTATGGCAAACCGCATCTTCCAAATCGGCCAAAACGGATACTGTAAAAACCTGCTTTCAGTGTTGAACTGGTTCGCAAGCATCCTCTAGCGCTTCAAGATCCCCTAATCCCCGCTTGTTTTGGGCAGAGTCTTTGGGTCTGGCGTTTAGGATGTAGGGATAATACCAAACCTTTTTGAAATTCCCCTGGATTCCCTTTGAAAAGATAAAGGAAGATCTAGCTATGGCGTATGTTACAGACCTGGGTACGGGCCAGCGCCTCTGGATAGAAAGCCGCGATCGCCTCTCGATTTTCACGCTGATGAGCGCCAGCGCTGGGCAGCAGCAGAGCCAGCGAGTGTCGGTAGAAACGGGCGCATGGATCGCGCCGCCGCAAGTGTTTCGCACGGCTGCTGGGTTTGTGGTGCAGCTTGAGACGGAGGGCGGGTTGCGGTTTGTGCAGGTGCAGGGCGGCCAGATGCAGGTGCTAAGCGGGGTGCCCGTGCTGTCGGGGGCGATCGCGCTGCCGCTGCAAGCGGCCGTAGAAGACCCGATGCCGTCGATGGAGCCGATGGAACCCATGAAGCCGATGGAACCCATGAAGCCGATGGAACCCATGAAGCCGATGCCGCCGATGCCACCTATGAACGCTGGGCAGCCACTGCAAATGGGCAAATTGCAAATGGGCAAATTGCAAATGGGCGATATGGAAATGAGCCTTAACCCGATGCAGATGAAGATGGGCAACCTGGAGCTACGCATGGGCAGCGCCGAACGCCAGCCCCAGCAGCGATTTTGTACGCAGTGTGGCAGCGAGGTGCAGATGGGCGATCGCTTTTGTGCCCAGTGTGGTCATCGGGTGGGAGAACTGAGCCACGGCTGAGGCGAAATGGGTCTGTGCCCCAACTGGCGCTTGGTGGGCAATTTCCCAGCCCCAATTTTCTAGCCCAGATGTTTTCAAAACGCCTTTCAGCCCTGCTTTTCGCCCGCTTCGTCTTGTCCTGCTTTTCTTGGTCAGACTTGTAGCCGCGAAGTCTGACGTATTTTTAACCAAGTGTTAATCTACCGATTCAGATAGGGAAAACTGATGGATGATCAAAATCTTAAATTATTGATTTTATGCCACTAGATTTATACTCTTGCGCCAGCAATCTGGGTATGGTTAACAATACCTGCTTCTAGCCCAGCGGATTTCCTCGGAACGCCCTGTTCAGAACGCCCTGTTCAGAAACCCCATCAGAACGACAGCCTCGCTGATTTGCCCGACCCGCTCATTTGCCGAGATGCTCTGTAGACCTGTTTGCGATGCCTTTGCTGCCCCTACACGCTCGACAGTTTTTCGCTCGACACGCCGCCCCCGGAGTTGAGAATCTGCCCGCGAAAACCGAAAGACCTGCACCTGCTGACCGATGGTGCGATGTCCCATCTGTGCCTTTATCTGCCCCTCTGAAACGGTTTACCCCATCCTACCGATGGCGATCGCCCCTGGGCTGGGTGGGTGGAGCGCTGCTGCTGGTGGGTAGCCTAGCCGAGCCGGCAGCAGCGGCAAAAAAGCTCTCGATCAAGCTCGGCCCGGTGCAGTCTTCGGTGCAATTGTCTGATTTGCAGCACTACGCCAAGACCGGGGATGTGCAGGATTCGCTGCGGGGCTATCGGCTATTGCTCAGTCCATCTCTGCAAAGCACGCTGCAAAGCAGTATTCCACTTGATCCCAACGCTGGGCAGCGCCTGGTTAAGGATCTTCTGAGTTCCTCAGCGGGCGATCGCCTGCTCACAGCGTTGGAGCGCGTCATCCCCAATGGCGATCGCAAAATGCTGCAACTGGCGCTGACTCGTGCCGCCACCCACGCCAACGGGCTAAGCCTGCTGGGATTCTTGCAGGAATTTCCTGCTCCAGAAGTCGTGCTAGACCTGACGGCAGTTGCCTCGCTCACTTCGCAGATGAATCTGGCCTACTGGCAGAGTCAGGCGCTGACCTCGATTTTGGAGCGCGAACTGACCGTGCCCGAAGCGGCTCCCTTCCATGCGGAGCTAGACCCAACCCGTCCCGGCACTCATTGGGTACGCCAGCAGTCCCTCGTCTTCCGCGACTACGAACGGGCCCGCACGATTCCGGTCGATTTGTACTGGAGCTATCGCACGACTGGCCCGCTCATCGTCATTTCCCACGGCTTTGGAGCCGACCGCCGTTTTTTGGGCTATCTGGCGAGACACTTGGCTTCCTATGGCTTTGCGGTGGCTGCACTGGAACACCCTGGCAGCAATGTAGCCTGGATTACGGAAATTACGCAGGGCAGGCCGCGGGGGCAATATGGCACCGATCTCCTGCCTAGCCATGAATTTATCGATCGCCCTCACGACATCAGCTTTTTGCTGAGCGAACTGGATCGGTTGAATCGCCACTCTACCTTGCTCAAGGGGCGGCTGGATACCCAGCAAGTCGTGGTCATTGGCCACTCGCTGGGCGGCTACACGGCGCTGGCGCTGGCCGGAGCCAGACTCGATTTGCCCAATCTGCGCCAGTTTTGCAATAGCCCGGAGCGGGTCGCCCTGTCCATTGCCGACTGGTTGCAGTGTACGGCGGCGGATCTGCCCGACGAACTGCCCGATCTGCGCGATCGCCGGGTGGCACGAGTGATGCTGCTCAATCCGGTGATGGGTCGCCTGTTTGACGAAGAGAGCCTGGCGAAGATCCGCATTCCGACGCTGATTGTATCGGGTACTTCAGACGCAGTGATGCCCGCCGTAAGCCAGCAGTTGTTGCCCTTTACCCAGCTTCCGGCTGATTCCAAGCTCTTGCTCACGGTCATTGGCGGCGGCCACCTCAGCGTCGGTGATCCCGAAAATCTTAACCAGGCGCTCACCCATAGCCTATTTATGCGAGAACAGGGCGATCGCGAAACGGAGGCACTCCGACAATTGCTCAAGGGCATCTCGCTGTCCTTTGTCAAACAGCTTACGCCCGATGCTCGTCACTACGAGCCATTTTTGTCGGCAGAGTATGTCCAGTCGTTTTCCACTGCTACCCTCCAACTCCGGCTCAATGCACAGCTTTCAGAAAAGCTGTCGAACTGGCTTCAGATGGCAGCGCTGCCCCTAGAACAGATGACCTCCAGCACCCAGCCCCAGCCGCGTCAATACGTCAGAACTCAGGTGGCAGGAACGGGGATCACCGTGCTGCTGGCGGGGTTGCCGCTGGTGGTGTTTGTTCTGCCGGGATATTTATCCTCATCGGTGAATCGGGTGCTACGGCGCAAAGGTCAACCGGGACGAGCCGATTTGTCAGGACAATCTCAGTCAGGGCATTCTCAGCCAGGGCATTCTAATAGGCTACATTCCGAGCAGGCAGACGGGGAACTAACGGATCGAACTGCCCATGTGGGAATCGCAGACTCAACAGACTCAGAAGAAGCCGATAGATCCTGAATCTAGCGGATCAATTTGGTGTACAGCCTTTATGATTAAGGCCAGCCTCTTGAGACTGTTCGCATCGACCAGCGCAGAATTTAGAGTTTAGAGGACGTGCTGTTGTGGAGGCGATCGCCCTTCTGCTCTGCATTGATCCCACAGTTGGAACGTCAGCAAAACTGCTTTCGCTCGAGGTAATACACGAGTTCCCGAACGGCAACGCGAACGCCTTTTGCCTTTTATTTTGTCCTAACTATGCGCCCCTACGCCCTGACGAATTGCGTACTGCATACTGGTGAGCAAGATTTAGTCGATCACGCGCTGCTGATTGAGGGCGATCGCATTCTCGACATTCTCCCATCCTGGGATTTACCCGACTCTTTCAGCGTTATTGACTTGCAGGGCGACCACATTTCACCCGGCTTTGTTGATTTGCAACTGAATGGCTGTGGGGGAGTCATGTTCAACGACGAGATCACGGCTAAGACGCTGGAGATCATGCACACGACCAACCTCAAAAGCGGCACCACCAGCTATTTGCCAACGCTGATTACCACGTCGGATACCGATATGCTGCGGGCGATGGAACTGGTGCGCGACTATC contains:
- a CDS encoding alpha-E domain-containing protein, producing MLSRVADSIYWLNRYIERAENVARFVDVNLNLLLDSPVGVAQQWEPLVLTTGDLTLFKENYGAATADNVIRFLTFDAKYPNSILSCLQMARENARSVRESISSEMWEQVNDFYFMVKDACQRPDDLDLSDFFSQVKMSSHLFAGVMNATMSHNEGWHFGRIGRMIERADKTARILDVKYFILLPSVKDVGTPLDELQWIALLKSASGYEMYRKRQHRITPQDVVNFLVLDREFPRSIQFCLLEAERSLHQITGSSRGVWRNPAERALGKLRSELDYITVEEITQRGLHEFLDDLETALNDIGRKIRETFFALEVV
- a CDS encoding alpha/beta hydrolase, with translation MPLSAPLKRFTPSYRWRSPLGWVGGALLLVGSLAEPAAAAKKLSIKLGPVQSSVQLSDLQHYAKTGDVQDSLRGYRLLLSPSLQSTLQSSIPLDPNAGQRLVKDLLSSSAGDRLLTALERVIPNGDRKMLQLALTRAATHANGLSLLGFLQEFPAPEVVLDLTAVASLTSQMNLAYWQSQALTSILERELTVPEAAPFHAELDPTRPGTHWVRQQSLVFRDYERARTIPVDLYWSYRTTGPLIVISHGFGADRRFLGYLARHLASYGFAVAALEHPGSNVAWITEITQGRPRGQYGTDLLPSHEFIDRPHDISFLLSELDRLNRHSTLLKGRLDTQQVVVIGHSLGGYTALALAGARLDLPNLRQFCNSPERVALSIADWLQCTAADLPDELPDLRDRRVARVMLLNPVMGRLFDEESLAKIRIPTLIVSGTSDAVMPAVSQQLLPFTQLPADSKLLLTVIGGGHLSVGDPENLNQALTHSLFMREQGDRETEALRQLLKGISLSFVKQLTPDARHYEPFLSAEYVQSFSTATLQLRLNAQLSEKLSNWLQMAALPLEQMTSSTQPQPRQYVRTQVAGTGITVLLAGLPLVVFVLPGYLSSSVNRVLRRKGQPGRADLSGQSQSGHSQPGHSNRLHSEQADGELTDRTAHVGIADSTDSEEADRS
- a CDS encoding iron-containing alcohol dehydrogenase family protein, which translates into the protein MDKLSPPPTLITATIAPAQVMRGQGAIAQAAEAIAQLGQWPVVIGGDRTLKVVRPRLQPVFKKHSLSAVEASYGSDCSESSLAKLREAIAQHGADFVVGVGGGKALDAAKLVAHQTNLPIVTIPTSGATCAAWTALSNVYSEAGAFLYDVALPRCPDLLILDYDLVQTAAPRTLVAGIGDAIAKWYEASVSSGHSERTFLIAAVQQARVLRDILFQKSAEALRSPGGETWQDVVDATVLLAGVIGGIGGAQCRTVAAHAVHNGLTHLTQSHGTLHGEKVAYGILVQLRLEEMVQGNRLASSARQQLLQFYSEIGLPKTLSDLGLGDITIAQLQHAAEVACADRSDIHRLPFAVTPAHLMAAMVSTTAPIADSWGQDAGAGRSPDETSSSAGSQPTHPSSFLLHPFSSEVSE
- a CDS encoding Ycf51 family protein gives rise to the protein MPTPAEFLTATQWAGVITLVAGAIAALGFLFSWGIRFRFVGITGFMAVLTVGLFALSLMPITRVEIPGAVRFSTVYDSGSTQVVIAVPPDITKEQLTATLQQAASDLFSPGRLGRGGENQMTIRARTVTHPKAGLTQLVYLGQVKRSLFDRNDDKMEISIFEE
- a CDS encoding zinc ribbon domain-containing protein is translated as MAYVTDLGTGQRLWIESRDRLSIFTLMSASAGQQQSQRVSVETGAWIAPPQVFRTAAGFVVQLETEGGLRFVQVQGGQMQVLSGVPVLSGAIALPLQAAVEDPMPSMEPMEPMKPMEPMKPMEPMKPMPPMPPMNAGQPLQMGKLQMGKLQMGDMEMSLNPMQMKMGNLELRMGSAERQPQQRFCTQCGSEVQMGDRFCAQCGHRVGELSHG
- a CDS encoding circularly permuted type 2 ATP-grasp protein — translated: MKLDDYDPGDFYDELFVRKGQPRPEALPLVERISSLSIEDLQQRQQSAQKALLRLGATFNVYSDDQGTERVLPFDIIPRIVSGSDWAWLERGLKQRVEALNRFLSDIYGEQKIVKDGLIPEDLIYSSRGFLKPCLGMEPPNGIWCHITGTDLVRDRDGQWYVLEDNLRCPSGASYVLENRRVMKTTFPLVFGQMPILPVDDYAGQLLETLLNLAPPHLDDPTVVVLTPGMYNSAYFEHSFLAQQMGVELVQGSDLVVADGYLQMKTTKGLQRVDVVYRRIDDDFLDPTTFRPDSMLGIPGIMEVYRRGRVALANAPGTGVADDKVIYAYVPKMVEYYLGEDQIIPNVPTYLCWEPQDQAHVLANLDKLVVKAANESGGYGMLIGPHATPEQREDFAERIRATPRNYIAQPTLTLSRAPTLMGDRLEGCHVDLRPYILYGKEIYVNPGGLTRVALRRGSLVVNSSQGGGTKDTWVVGNS